In a single window of the Gadus chalcogrammus isolate NIFS_2021 chromosome 20, NIFS_Gcha_1.0, whole genome shotgun sequence genome:
- the LOC130372945 gene encoding uncharacterized protein LOC130372945 isoform X3: MEEQQRSVVLLDRTIFQLALQTRELSRRRDELTLQIKACGADITERKSFTETMHKHIKDLEEEITVMQNTVKQIKDNAKSMKANNRLLQHYEMTLKEELEKKQENYIQDKKEYEERIASYRNVFQQHKEFYCRNPLAKQLLAIQSEKEDIEGRIKALEDQIALKQEDVLGAAVNSSLSESQAESVSAQLTEAEPVAQRDQQPEVEASFSIASLHLTPTEEPLREVDNISLTGEEICGDAMNKRSAPETLCYPPGSNREAMAQKPPSDQRSGCAEPDQQWGPKTQDEPAGLPAREEEMMEEEEEEEQPLPLADEEGDAVDDDDDDDQRDNAPPHSFLSPMIQPQSAPGRMKLVPSTPTFSINSPSVSSHRKSPTFLFSTTSDPSTPSFSGFGFDMGTAQEEDSPFAFTSSYFSGKKGDSESPSAGPEFLFNEAQRPEGEFHFSFSSKRPVGSGASQDEPAKEEVFPFSFTYS, encoded by the exons ATGGAAGAACAACAACGTTCCGTCGTTCTGCTCGATAGAACCATTTTCCAGTTAG CTTTACAAACAAGAGAGCTTTCTCGGAGGAGAGATGAGCTCACTCTGCAGATAAAAG CCTGCGGAGCGGACATCACAGAGAGGAAGTCATTCACTGAAACAATGCATAAACATATcaaggacctggaggaggagatcaCCGTGATGCAGAACACAGTGAAGCAGATCAAGGACAACGCCAAAAG CATGAAGGCGAATAACCGCCTTCTACAACACTATGAGATGACCCTGAAGGAAGAACTGGAGAAGAAACAGGAGAACTACATTCAAGATAA GAAGGAGTACGAGGAGAGGATTGCGAGTTACCGGAACGTGTTCCAACAGCACAAAGAGTTTTACTGCAGGAATCCTCTGGCCAAACAGCTCCTCGCTATTCAGTCTGAGAAAGAGGACATTGAGGGGCGGATTAAGGCTTTGGAGGATCAGATAGCCCTGAAACAGGAGGATGTACTGG GAGCGGCAGTCAACTCCTCCCTCAGCGAGAGCCAAGCAGAAAG CGTCTCTGCCCAGCTGACTGAAGCAGAGCCAGTAGCACAACGCGACCAACAGCCAGAGGTGGAGGCTAGTTTCTCCATcgcctctctccatctcaccccCACAGAGGAACCCCTCAGA GAAGTTGATAACATAAGTTTGACCGGCGAGGAAATCTGTGGCGACGCCATGAACAAGAGATCGGCCCCAGAAACTCTCTGTTACCCCCCGGGGTCAAACCGGGAGGCCATGG CTCAGAAGCCTCCATCAGATCAGAGGTCCGGTTGTGCAGAGCCAGACCAACAATGGGGACCAAAGACACAG GATGAGCCGGCTGGCCTACCagcaagagaggaggagatgatggaggaggaggaggaggaagagcagccaCTTCCACTCGCAGATGAAGAAGGCGATGccgtggatgatgatgatgatgatgatcagaGAGACAATGCCCCACCTCATTCCTTCTTATCTCCCATGATCCAGCCTCAATCTGCACCGGGCCGCATGAAGCTGGTCCCATCCACCCCCACCTTCTCCATCAA cagccccagcgtCTCCTCCCACCGCAAGTCCCCCACCTTCCTGTTCTCCACTACCTCCGATCCCAGCACCCCCAGTTTCTCTGGGTTTGGATTTGACATGGGTACTGCTCAGGAAGAG GACTCCCCGTTCGCCTTCACCAGCTCATATTTCAGTGGAAAG AAGGGCGACTCTGAATCCCCCAGTG CAGGCCCAGAGTTTCTGTTCAATGAAGCCCAGAGACCAGAGGGCGAGTTCCACTTTTCCTTCTCCTCTAAAAGACCTGTGGGGAGCGGAGCCAGCCAAGACGAGCCGGCCAAGGAGGAGGTGttccccttctccttcactTACAGCTGA